The Osmerus eperlanus chromosome 7, fOsmEpe2.1, whole genome shotgun sequence genome includes a region encoding these proteins:
- the LOC134023425 gene encoding IgGFc-binding protein-like, with product MKTKPVLLCVAVALFSVTQGCSVGKEFVTAFLTNYEENYPGQKLQLAITSQGIPATVQIHLESPRFTTTVRLGGKETKWVTLPGGAELRKSGLSSSVVQVSSSADVSLVAFNTRDHTGDSSRVLPSHQLGVEYWAYTPVTEPGNMMKLLAVVNGPQLNTVTFQSPTSVQINGVGTWNARQNINVIMKPYQSYLLQSSSDLTGMQVKSQHPLAVLVGHQCSLLGGACNHVYEQLLPLHLLSTSYLVPAMHPAGHSEDQAHIIATEDGTVVTVIRGKSATSQKLQAGQAFFERVTFDSPLLIQSNKKVMVMYYSNNKPFDPFLTSILPSSQSPSDWSVETLDGFSSTAVVLSLREGVHSVKIYGINTQEKGQIQWNTFLPDDKYVWSIVSLGKTQDHFIIEGDSILSVYVYGGKARDGYGTSGVCSSAAVPPTPPPDPCDKIKCREKEECQKGECVHISKATCHAVGDPHYQTFDGYRFDFQGTCTYTMATVTDLTQGLAAFTVLTKNNHRGERRVSYVRTVTITVYNQTVVISSQRSMVQVNGELIYLPISLARGKLNIEQRRGYAVLTTDFGLEVKYNWNMDLYITVPSSYFRFLGGLCGNYNGDRGDDRTSPLNTSLPTVLEFAKSWKGDDKDSFCNDDCKGSCPECSPQLQKRYGENEFCGILTKTDGPFASCHKALDPSIFFDNCIFDVCINKGARMFFCDNLKLYDDACLAKGVKISPQWRMDAKCPLQCPANSHYDACGSACPASCIDLDAPAQCKEPCVEGCQCNSGFVLSGESCVRSTSCGCQYQGRYYPTGTTFWVDSQCNKRCRCVPGKAEAQCESTTCKKSEVCELRNGVRDCYPTSFSTCQASGDPHYRTFDGRRFDFQGTCTYVLSRLVGTGGTGSLLTPFEVQVQNENRGRNKAVAYTKTVSITVLNHTLTLSSDNPGKVVILGQYVNLPFEAESGQLSVLRIGYFGVVRTSFGLTLKFDWRSHVALTLPSSYSAVIAGLCGNWNGQPGDDFLKPDQSPAPNPTAFGSSWQVGGAVGCSNDCPGGQCPKCHPTQRQKYQSGVYCGQITDKSGPFRQCHAKVDPQDYLEDCVFDLCVYGGHASVLCSALTSYTTACQDAQATVETWRSDSLCPSSCPANSQYEVCAPGCPETCSQLKEDYSCNNAPCREGCICNDGFLLSDNMCVPVAECGCVYQGQYYTSGQVFIPGTGGHCSPRCVCSDDGEVECDTTFTCGANEECALRDGLLACVPKNISTCHVGGVREYKSFDGRAFSVYGDCVYKLVEVEQDGGMTPFTVIVQQQTAEGGVTRRVEIQTSIYKITMIPGLLWQVVVNEIRAHLPLSLGEGKVLVNQNGVNIVVVTDFGLKVTYDTVGGVIVHLPSTYNGITLGLCGNYNNELNDDFRLPDNTQALSEGAFTAGWVISEKGVTCQTGCNGSVCPEPEPQKKPESEKACDIIRARQGPFAACHAVVPPSGYYEACVKELTLPGGGQEVLCRHIQIYASLCQGAGATVISWRNNSFCPLQCPAKTHYELCSDTCSSTCASLSAPARCPPCQEGCQCDEGLVFDGGVCVAMDTCGCVVKGRYYKSGQSVMMEECQEVCSCKAGQFTCQNNQCDKGDECRVKGGVLGCYLKDPCVDMQCREKERCVVEKDQAVCEALSKAVCWVMGDPHFSTFDGTLFSFQGTHSYTLVNTTRRDPTLNDFNILTKNELRGSSRGSYLRSTTVYLLGRRISIQSGQRGSVEVDGVRKSLPVILESGNIEITVSGIRGTIQSSVGLEVSFDWSTLVMVTVSSSYYGNLQGICGNYNGDPKDDFTMPSGVLTTNITEWAGSWSVDDKYKR from the exons ATGAAGACTAAGCCTGTGCTGTTGTGTGTTGCTGTGGCACTGTTCTCAG TGACACAAGGCTGTTCTGTAGGAAAAGAGTTTGTCACAGCATTCTTGACCAACTACGAGGAGAATTACCCAGGTCAGAAGCTGCAACTGGCCATCACCTCCCAAGGGATCCCCGCTACAGTGCAGATCCATCTCGAATCCCCCCGCTTCACCACCACAGTAAGGCTAGGTGGGAAGGAAACCAAATGGGTGACGCTGCctggaggagcagagctccGAAAATCTGGCCTTTCCTCCAGCGTTGTCCAGGTGTCCTCAAGTGCCGATGTTTCATTGGTTGCCTTTAACACCCGCGATCATACAGGTGACAGCTCCAGAGTACTACCGTCCCACCAGTTGGGGGTAGAATACTGGGCTTACACCCCTGTCACTGAGCCTGGCAACATGATGAAGCTGCTGGCTGTAGTGAACGGACCCCAGCTCAACACAGTAACTTTTCAGTCACCTACCAGTGTCCAAATCAATGGCGTTGGAACTTGGAACGCTCGCCAGAACATTAATGTAATCATGAAGCCGTATCAGAGCTACCTGCTGCAGAGTAGTTCCGATTTGACCGGGATGCAGGTAAAGTCACAACACCCTTTGGCTGTTTTGGTAGGGCACCAGTGCTCTTTGTTAGGAGGCGCTTGCAACCATGTATATGAGCAGCTCCTTCCACTTCACCTCCTGTCCACCTCCTACCTTGTCCCTGCTATGCACCCAGCTGGACACTCCGAGGACCAGGCCCACATCATAGCCACTGAGGATGGCACAGTGGTGACAGTTATTCGGGGGAAGTCCGCAACCAGTCAGAAACTCCAGGCTGGCCAGGCTTTCTTTGAGCGTGTCACATTTGACTCTCCTCTGTTGATCCAAAGTAACAAGAAGGTGATGGTGATGTATTACAGCAACAACAAACCATTCGACCCCTTCCTGACCTCCATCTTACCCTCCTCCCAGTCGCCCAGCGATTGGTCTGTGGAAACCCTGGATGGTTTCAGCAGTACTGCAGTGGTTCTATCACTGCGGGAGGGGGTTCACAGTGTGAAGATCTATGGCATAAATACACAAGAAAAGGGCCAGATTCAGTGGAACACTTTCCTGCCAGATGACAAGTATGTGTGGAGCATTGTCAGTCTGGGTAAGACACAGGATCATTTCATCATCGAGGGAGACTCAATTCTGTCTGTATACGTCTATGGAGGCAAAGCGAGAGATGGCTATGGTACCTCAGGTGTATGCTCCTCAG CTGCTGtgcctcctactcctcccccgGATCCCTGTGACAAGATCAAATGCAGGGAAAAGGAAGAGTGCCAGAAAGGTGAATGTGTTCACATTTCCAAGGCAACTTGCCACGCGGTAGGAGACCCCCACTACCAGACCTTCGATGGGTATCGGTTCGACTTCCAGGGCACCTGCACCTACACCATGGCAACAGTTACTGATCTGACACAGGGCCTGGCCGCATTTACAGTACTGACCAAGAACAACCACAGAGGAGAGCGGAGAGTGTCCTATGTCAGGACAGTGACCATAACTGTCTACAATCAGACTGTGGTCATCAGCAGTCAGAGATCTATGGTGCAG GTAAACGGAGAGCTGATCTACCTACCAATCAGCCTGGCTAGGGGGAAGCTGAACATAGAACAGAGAAGGGGCTATGCTGTTCTGACCACTGATTTTGGTCTGGAGGTCAAGTACAACTGGAACATGGATCTCTACATTACTGTTCCCAGCAGCTACTTCCGATTCCTTGGGGGTCTGTGTGGAAACTACAACGGTGATCGTGGAGATGATCGGACTAGCCCCTTAAATACCAGCCTCCCCACGGTGCTTGAGTTTGCCAAGAGTTGGAAAGGTGATGATAAAGACAGCTTTTGCAATGACGACTGTAAAGGGAGCTGTCCGGAATGCAGCCCCCAGCTCCAGAAAAGGTACGGGGAAAACGAGTTCTGTGGAATCCTGACCAAGACGGACGGGCCGTTTGCCAGCTGCCACAAGGCCCTGGACCCTAGCATTTTCTTTGACAACTGTATCTTTGACGTGTGTATCAACAAAGGCGCCAGAATGTTCTTCTGTGACAACCTGAAACTCTATGATGACGCCTGTCTGGCCAAGGGTGTAAAGATCAGCCCCCAGTGGAGGATGGACGCTAAATGCC ctctgCAGTGTCCAGCCAACAGCCATTATGATGCCTGTGGTTCGGCCTGCCCTGCTTCTTGCATTGATCTAGATGCCCCAGCCCAGTGTAAGGAACCCTGTGTGGAGGGCTGCCAATGCAACAGTGGCTTTGTCCTCAGTGGGGAAAGCTGCGTGCGCAGCACAAGCTGTGGCTGCCAGTACCAGGGCCGCTACTACCCTACAGGTACCACATTCTGGGTTGACAGCCAATGTAATAAGAGGTGCAGGTGTGTCCCTGGAAAGGCAGAGGCTCAGTGTGAATCCACCACATGTAAGAAGTCAGAAGTGTGCGAGCTACGCAACGGCGTGAGAGACTGCTATCCAACATCCTTTTCTACGTGTCAAGCTTCTGGTGACCCCCACTACCGCACCTTTGATGGCCGGAGGTTTGACTTCCAGGGAACCTGCACCTACGTCCTGTCCCGTCTGGTGGGTACTGGTGGGACAGGCTCCCTGCTGACGCCATTTGAGGTTCAGGTTCAGAACGAGAACCGGGGGAGGAACAAGGCAGTGGCCTACACCAAGACAGTGTCCATCACCGTCCTCAACCATACCCTGACCTTGAGCAGCGACAATCCTGGAAAAGTTGTG aTACTCGGCCAGTATGTAAACCTTCCGTTTGAGGCAGAGTCTGGCCAGTTGTCAGTGCTTCGTATTGGCTACTTTGGCGTGGTAAGGACAAGTTTTGGCCTCACTCTAAAGTTTGACTGGAGGAGCCACGTCGCTCTTACACTGCCCAGTTCATACTCGGCCGTCATCGCCGGCCTTTGTGGGAATTGGAATGGCCAACCGGGTGATGACTTCCTCAAACCGGACCAAAGCCCAGCACCCAATCCCACTGCCTTCGGGTCGAGCTGGCAGGTGGGTGGAGCTGTGGGATGCTCCAATGATTGCCCAGGGGGCCAGTGTCCAAAATGTCACCCAACCCAGAGGCAGAAATATCAGTCAGGGGTGTACTGTGGCCAGATAACTGACAAGTCGGGCCCGTTTAGACAGTGTCACGCCAAGGTAGACCCCCAGGACTacctggaggactgtgtgtttgaCCTATGTGTGTATGGAGGCCATGCATCTGTCCTGTGTAGCGCCCTCACATCTTACACCACTGCCTGCCAGGATGCACAAGCCACAGTGGAGACCTGGAGATCAGACAGTCTCTGCC CATCTTCATGCCCAGCCAACAGCCAGTACGAGGTGTGTGCCCCAGGCTGTCCTGAGACTTGCAGCCAACTAAAGGAGGATTACAGCTGCAACAACGCCCCCTGTAGAGAGGGATGTATATGTAATGACGGCTTCCTGCTTAGCGACAacatgtgtgttcctgtggcagagtgtggctgtgtgtaccagggCCAATATTATACCAGCGGCCAGGTGTTCATCCCAGGCACCGGGGGGCACTGCAGCCctcgctgtgtgtgttctgacgaTGGTGAAGTTGAATGTGACACTACCTTCACCTGTGGAGCCAATGAAGAGTGTGCGTTAAGGGATGGCCTGCTGGCCTGCGTCCCAAAAAATATTAGCACCTGCCATGTGGGCGGGGTCAGGGAGTACAAGTCATTTGATGGGCGTGCATTCAGTGTGTACGGGGACTGTGTGTATAAGTtagtggaggtggagcaggatggagggatgacaccCTTCACTGTGATAGTACAACAGCAGACCGCCGAGGGGGGAGTGACCAGGAGGGTTGAAATACAGACATCCATCTACAAGATCACCATGATTCCTGGACTGCTCTGGCAAGTAGTG GTGAATGAAATCAGGGCccatctccctctgtccttaGGTGAAGGAAAAGTATTGGTCAATCAGAATGGAGTAAACATTGTTGTTGTAACAGACTTTGGCCTAAAGGTGACCTATGACACCGTGGGCGGGGTTATAGTGcatctcccctccacctacaATGGCATTACTCTTGGTCTCTGTGGTAACTATAACAACGAACTTAATGACGACTTCCGGCTGCCCGACAACACTCAGGCACTCTCAGAGGGGGCGTTCACCGCTGGGTGGGTGATATCAGAGAAAGGGGTCACATGTCAGACAGGATGTAAcgggtctgtctgtccagaaCCTGAGCCGCAGAAAAAGCCAGAGTCTGAGAAGGCTTGTGACATCATCAGGGCACGCCAGGGCCCTTTTGCTGCCTGCCATGCAGTAGTACCCCCATCCGGCTACTATGAGGCGTGTGTGAAAGAATTGACACTCCcaggagggggacaggaagtACTGTGTCGACACATCCAGATTTATGCATCTCTCTGTCAGGGGGCTGGTGCCACAGTAATAAGCTGGAGAAACAACTCCTTCTGTC ccctacAGTGTCCGGCAAAAACACACTATGAGCTGTGTTCtgacacctgctcctccacctgtgCCTCCCTAAGTGCCCCTGCCCGCTGCCCCCCCTGCCAGGAGGGCTGTCAGTGTGATGAAGGATTAGTGTTTGacgggggagtgtgtgttgctatggacacttgtggttgtgtggtgaaGGGGAGGTACTACAAG TCCGGCCAGTCGGTGATGATGGAGGAGTGTCAAGAGGTGTGCAGCTGCAAAGCAGGGCAGTTCACCTGTCAGAACAACCAGTGTGACAAGGGGGATGAGTGTAGGGTGAAGGGCGGAGTCTTGGGCTGCTACTTGAAAG ATCCATGTGTGGACATGCAGTGCAGGGAAAAGGAGCGCTGTGTGGTGGAGAAGGACCAGGCGGTGTGTGAGGCTCTGTCTAAGGCTGTATGCTGGGTTATGGGAGACCCCCACTTCTCCACCTTCGACGGgaccctcttctccttccaggGCACCCACTCCTACACCCTGGTCAACACCACAAGACGAGACCCCACCCTGAACGACTTCAACATCCTGACTAAGAACGAGCTGCGGGGAAGCTCTAGAGGTTCCTACCTCCGCTCCACAACTGTGTACCTCTTAGGCCGCCGTATCTCAATCCAGTCTGGCCAGAGGGGAAGTGTGGAG GTGGATGGTGTCCGCAAGTCCCTCCCAGTCATTCTCGAGTCTGGCAACATCGAGATCACAGTGTCTGGCATTAGAGGAACCATCCAATCATCTGTGGGGTTAGAGGTCAGCTTTGACTGGAGCACACTTGTGATGGTCACAGTATCGAGCAGTTACTATGGCAACCTCCAAGGTATCTGCGGCAACTACAACGGTGACCCCAAAGACGACTTCACCATGCCATCAGGGGTCTTGACAACCAACATCACTGAGTGGGCGGGGTCTTGGAGCGTTGATGATAAATATAAGCGTTAA